In a single window of the Acetivibrio clariflavus DSM 19732 genome:
- a CDS encoding polymorphic toxin-type HINT domain-containing protein, translating to MKTVTTKDGTTTYAYTKNGNRKSLKLPNNVLTTYEYDARNVLIKLVNQVGSSVDIYEYEYDENSLQTAKIEPKGKTSFEYDNLGRIKTVVEPGGRTTTYAYDGAGNRKEQTVEDALNDVSSKLTYHYDRSNRLTDVLEVRNGSNITTVYTYDGNGNQIKVAATEPGDVINVSEYTFDGFNQLKVAKTQDSTSTSKYDAFGLRVEKTVDGVTTKYYYDGQSILLEVRSDGLESHNIQGVNLIARKIKGDSDTLYYLYNGHADVVKLVDGAANTVNEYDYDIFGNILYQLESKPNPYKYSGYYYDDDTGYYYLRSRYYDPKIARFISEDTYTGEYNDPLSLNLYTYCQNDPITYDDPNGHWLHIAAGALIGGLVNTAIIAVSDFMEDGKFNKSWREYAGSFAEGAITGAIGAATGGASFIAAAAASAAGSVVGNAVGQYISKGKVDVKEALFAGATDLVTMGAGKLAGNLTKKGMNKLAKTAFGENVLKKANSVKSKVLNKLSGVKTKVQSIVKRECKHPELGMCFTADTLVYTKDGHKRIEDIKVGDQVYSVNVDTGEKGLKTVKQLFVNETYEIIHIYVGYSQIKSTAPHPFWVEGKGWVEAGNLLEGDKVKLYSGEVLEIKEIRRERLEEPVKTYNFEVEDWHTYLVSENNVLVHNAGSKKCPLKFSFKSNKSNAGVGGNKPVPRTGPKGVDPDHHNLNVMVKNSEGNVKSHERFVSGNMTAEEKAMGYPKGQNASHTEARFSRFRGDTLDEGDIVIMTGQLPPCNSCKGYMNRLATEKNVDITYRWREGGVTKVWKAKKK from the coding sequence ATGAAGACGGTTACAACTAAAGATGGAACTACAACTTATGCTTACACCAAAAATGGAAACAGAAAGTCGTTAAAGCTACCGAATAATGTATTGACTACCTATGAGTACGATGCAAGAAACGTATTGATAAAGCTTGTCAATCAAGTAGGTTCATCAGTGGATATCTATGAATATGAGTATGATGAAAACAGCTTGCAGACAGCAAAGATTGAACCAAAAGGAAAAACAAGCTTTGAATACGATAACTTAGGTAGAATAAAAACAGTAGTCGAACCGGGTGGAAGAACAACAACTTACGCCTATGATGGAGCAGGTAATCGAAAGGAACAAACGGTTGAAGACGCATTAAATGATGTAAGTTCAAAATTGACATATCATTACGATAGATCAAACCGTTTGACAGATGTTTTAGAAGTGCGTAATGGTTCGAATATTACTACTGTATACACCTATGACGGAAATGGTAATCAGATAAAGGTAGCTGCAACAGAGCCAGGGGATGTAATAAACGTATCTGAATATACGTTTGATGGGTTTAATCAGTTAAAAGTTGCAAAGACACAGGACAGTACATCGACAAGTAAATATGATGCTTTCGGATTAAGAGTTGAAAAAACAGTAGACGGAGTAACCACAAAGTATTACTACGATGGACAGAGTATATTGCTTGAAGTAAGAAGCGATGGATTAGAAAGCCATAATATCCAGGGAGTCAACCTGATTGCCCGTAAGATAAAGGGAGATTCCGATACTCTGTATTATCTGTACAATGGACATGCGGATGTTGTAAAGCTTGTAGATGGTGCAGCCAATACAGTAAATGAGTATGATTATGATATATTTGGAAACATATTATATCAACTGGAAAGCAAACCGAATCCGTATAAGTACTCAGGTTACTATTATGATGACGATACAGGATATTATTACCTAAGATCAAGATATTATGACCCGAAAATAGCAAGATTTATTTCGGAAGATACATATACCGGAGAGTACAACGATCCACTTAGTTTGAACCTGTATACATACTGCCAGAATGACCCGATAACATATGATGATCCTAACGGTCATTGGTTGCATATAGCTGCCGGAGCTTTAATCGGAGGATTGGTAAACACTGCAATAATAGCTGTATCAGACTTTATGGAAGACGGAAAGTTTAATAAAAGCTGGAGAGAATATGCCGGATCGTTTGCAGAAGGAGCAATAACCGGAGCAATAGGGGCAGCAACAGGAGGAGCATCGTTCATAGCAGCTGCAGCAGCAAGTGCAGCAGGATCAGTAGTTGGAAATGCAGTAGGGCAATATATATCAAAAGGTAAGGTGGATGTAAAGGAAGCATTATTTGCAGGTGCAACAGATTTAGTAACCATGGGAGCAGGCAAACTTGCAGGGAACCTTACCAAGAAGGGAATGAATAAGCTTGCTAAGACTGCTTTTGGTGAAAATGTACTGAAAAAAGCCAACAGTGTGAAGAGCAAGGTTCTTAACAAGCTTAGCGGAGTTAAGACAAAAGTTCAGTCAATTGTAAAGAGAGAATGTAAGCATCCAGAATTAGGAATGTGCTTTACTGCCGATACACTTGTGTATACAAAAGACGGACATAAACGGATAGAAGACATAAAGGTTGGAGACCAAGTATATTCAGTAAATGTCGATACAGGCGAAAAAGGACTAAAAACGGTTAAGCAACTATTTGTAAATGAGACATATGAAATAATTCATATATATGTTGGATATTCACAGATAAAATCTACCGCACCACATCCATTCTGGGTTGAAGGAAAAGGTTGGGTAGAAGCCGGAAATCTTTTAGAGGGAGATAAAGTTAAGCTCTACTCAGGGGAAGTACTGGAAATAAAAGAAATTCGCCGAGAGAGACTGGAAGAGCCTGTAAAGACTTATAACTTCGAAGTAGAAGACTGGCATACATACTTGGTATCAGAGAACAACGTTCTTGTACATAATGCCGGTAGTAAAAAGTGTCCTCTTAAATTTAGTTTTAAGTCTAATAAGTCTAATGCGGGAGTTGGTGGGAATAAGCCTGTTCCTAGGACTGGACCAAAAGGAGTTGACCCAGACCATCATAACCTAAATGTTATGGTTAAAAATAGCGAAGGGAATGTTAAAAGCCACGAAAGATTTGTAAGCGGAAATATGACAGCAGAAGAAAAAGCTATGGGTTATCCAAAAGGTCAAAATGCTAGCCATACAGAAGCAAGATTTTCAAGATTTAGAGGAGATACGCTTGATGAAGGTGATATTGTAATTATGACAGGTCAATTACCTCCTTGTAATTCATGTAAGGGCTATATGAATAGGTTAGCAACTGAAAAAAATGTTGATATAACTTATAGGTGGCGTGAAGGTGGAGTAACAAAAGTCTGGAAAGCCAAAAAGAAGTAG
- a CDS encoding RHS repeat protein translates to MTLTLIRLEDRVGNALRIIYDSKGQIDYVIDDVGRKLDFTFNANGKVESIEDPLTNRSVKYNYSNGLLTKVIDSELKETTYEYDSNDRIVKVIDANNNTAVKIDYDVFGRIVRQYDAEGNVTYQVYSDATNERYIIDARGNESRVRFNLDMRVVEEVDALGNKVVYEYSYYDPGSNKWEVIPDVDIRTLEDNKDPNTKAYTKYLEAGKDKRLKIKETMYDKRGNATTNEYDENNNLVGTVDPLKQTTSMVYDPVYKHNLISKTDKKGNTTTYVYDNEGKYGPKGALLVKEIDPLGNELIYDYYTNESGIKIKGLVKTVTEKKRVDQKDPNSELIEFKVTEYKYDDLYNNRTQIIDTLGNSTYEEYDAAGRLQKVTNARGYTTKYTYDKNDRIIVEEIFPQTNERKILKRTESIYDNVGNKTFVIEERFAADRPDYPKEDLVTETVYDRNNRPVQIYDAEGYRVSYTYDEAGNKVTETDKRGFTTIYKYDELNRVTEVIDPLNNTTTYEYDANGNVIKITDAKNRVTFIDYDELDRKWKERIQYNEDGEEKEAVYEYLYDENDNPYREIDPNGKIIEYEYDALNRITKEVDGLGLKDKNGNSMEKIVTYSYNYESVVEDGKTVKYEVMTEKDYLTSTKIRPIVIKNDALGRMRIKIETNNGDKTIQEYDEVGNLKSVKDARGNVTSYEYDGLNNIIKVIDATRINYSEAVFDSVGNVIEKIDRRNNKTEYRYNKLNQVIKTTTWYTDENGVKQEVVSAILYDEAGNKKIATDAEMNSTIFEYDELGRLVAETNPMYNTRYYGYDAVGNQVWVTDWKEHDSSESNVHPIINSKGETVYRLKTTYEYDDFDRLKTVISTEGEITSYTYDVIGNIKTVTVDGVRKNTYSYDKMYRLEK, encoded by the coding sequence TTGACGCTTACTTTAATAAGGCTGGAGGACAGAGTAGGTAATGCTCTTAGAATAATATATGATAGTAAAGGACAAATTGATTATGTAATTGATGATGTAGGCAGAAAGTTAGACTTTACGTTTAATGCCAATGGTAAGGTTGAAAGTATAGAAGATCCTTTAACCAATAGGTCAGTTAAATATAACTACTCCAATGGGCTTTTGACGAAAGTAATTGACAGCGAATTGAAAGAAACTACATACGAATATGATTCTAATGACCGGATTGTAAAAGTAATAGATGCAAATAACAATACTGCAGTGAAAATTGATTATGATGTATTTGGTCGTATTGTACGTCAATATGATGCAGAGGGAAATGTTACATACCAGGTATACAGTGACGCTACAAACGAGAGATACATTATAGATGCTAGAGGTAACGAATCAAGGGTTAGATTCAACCTTGATATGAGAGTAGTTGAAGAGGTAGATGCATTAGGTAATAAAGTTGTATATGAGTATTCCTATTATGACCCTGGTTCTAATAAGTGGGAAGTAATACCGGATGTAGACATAAGAACTCTCGAAGACAATAAAGATCCGAATACCAAAGCATATACAAAATATTTGGAAGCTGGAAAAGATAAGAGACTTAAGATTAAAGAAACAATGTATGATAAGAGGGGCAATGCTACAACCAATGAATATGATGAAAACAATAATCTTGTAGGTACAGTAGACCCGTTGAAACAGACAACTTCAATGGTTTATGACCCTGTTTATAAGCATAATCTGATATCAAAAACAGATAAGAAGGGTAATACAACAACCTATGTTTATGATAATGAAGGAAAGTACGGTCCAAAAGGTGCTCTATTAGTTAAGGAAATTGATCCTTTAGGAAATGAGTTGATATATGACTACTATACAAATGAATCAGGCATAAAGATTAAGGGACTGGTTAAAACCGTAACAGAGAAGAAAAGAGTAGACCAGAAAGACCCGAATAGTGAGCTTATAGAATTTAAAGTTACTGAGTACAAGTATGATGATCTGTACAATAACCGAACTCAAATCATAGACACTTTAGGGAACAGTACATATGAGGAGTATGATGCTGCAGGAAGGTTGCAAAAGGTAACCAATGCAAGAGGATATACTACCAAGTATACTTATGACAAAAACGACAGAATTATAGTTGAAGAGATATTCCCACAAACTAATGAGCGCAAAATACTGAAGAGAACCGAGAGCATTTATGATAATGTAGGTAACAAGACTTTTGTGATAGAAGAAAGGTTCGCTGCTGACAGACCGGACTATCCGAAAGAAGATTTGGTAACAGAAACAGTATATGACAGAAACAACAGACCTGTTCAAATATATGATGCAGAAGGCTACAGAGTTTCATATACATATGATGAAGCAGGAAATAAGGTAACGGAAACGGATAAAAGAGGGTTTACAACTATATACAAATATGACGAGCTTAACAGAGTCACTGAGGTAATAGATCCATTAAATAACACAACTACATATGAGTATGATGCAAATGGCAATGTTATAAAGATAACAGATGCGAAGAACAGAGTTACCTTTATAGATTATGACGAACTGGACAGAAAGTGGAAAGAGAGAATTCAATACAATGAAGACGGAGAGGAAAAAGAGGCAGTTTATGAGTATTTATATGATGAAAATGATAATCCGTACAGGGAGATAGATCCTAACGGAAAAATTATAGAGTATGAATATGATGCTCTCAATAGGATTACGAAAGAAGTAGATGGTTTAGGACTTAAAGATAAAAACGGCAACAGCATGGAGAAAATCGTCACTTATTCGTATAACTATGAAAGCGTTGTTGAGGACGGAAAAACAGTAAAATATGAAGTTATGACAGAGAAGGACTACCTAACCTCAACAAAAATCCGACCAATAGTAATAAAGAATGATGCTTTAGGTCGAATGAGAATAAAAATTGAAACAAACAATGGAGATAAAACAATACAGGAGTATGATGAAGTAGGTAACCTTAAATCTGTAAAAGATGCAAGAGGTAATGTTACATCCTATGAATACGACGGATTAAACAACATAATAAAAGTAATAGATGCTACAAGAATTAATTATTCGGAAGCAGTATTTGATTCCGTAGGAAATGTAATTGAGAAAATTGACAGAAGAAATAATAAGACTGAGTACAGGTATAATAAGCTTAACCAGGTTATAAAAACAACAACATGGTATACCGATGAGAATGGAGTAAAACAAGAAGTTGTTAGCGCCATTTTGTATGATGAAGCCGGTAATAAAAAGATAGCTACCGACGCAGAAATGAATTCAACAATATTTGAGTATGACGAACTTGGAAGGTTAGTTGCTGAAACCAACCCAATGTACAATACCCGTTATTACGGTTATGACGCAGTTGGAAATCAGGTATGGGTAACCGACTGGAAGGAGCATGACAGTTCGGAAAGTAATGTTCATCCGATAATTAACAGTAAAGGCGAGACTGTATACCGCCTAAAGACAACCTATGAATATGATGATTTTGACAGGCTAAAAACAGTTATAAGTACAGAAGGAGAGATTACAAGTTATACCTATGATGTAATTGGCAATATTAAGACCGTTACAGTTGACGGAGTTAGAAAGAATACATATTCATATGACAAGATGTACCGACTGGAAAAATAG
- the tnpB gene encoding IS66 family insertion sequence element accessory protein TnpB (TnpB, as the term is used for proteins encoded by IS66 family insertion elements, is considered an accessory protein, since TnpC, encoded by a neighboring gene, is a DDE family transposase.) has translation MIRWNEKPVYLCCRYTDMRKSINGLITLVQESFSLDPFMNALFVFCNRNRNRIKILEWDGDGFWLYFKRLERGRFRWPTEEDSTTMLLDVKELACLIDSARLEKKLSRKEVLERQIS, from the coding sequence ATGATAAGATGGAATGAAAAACCAGTGTATCTTTGCTGTAGATATACGGATATGAGGAAATCCATCAACGGATTAATAACACTGGTACAAGAAAGCTTTTCACTTGATCCGTTTATGAATGCACTGTTTGTGTTCTGTAACAGAAATAGAAACAGGATAAAAATCCTTGAATGGGATGGAGATGGGTTTTGGCTATACTTTAAGCGATTGGAACGAGGTCGATTTCGCTGGCCAACAGAAGAAGATTCAACCACAATGCTTCTTGATGTAAAAGAATTAGCTTGCCTTATCGACAGTGCAAGATTGGAAAAAAAGCTTAGCCGAAAGGAGGTTTTAGAGCGTCAAATTTCATAA
- the tnpA gene encoding IS66 family insertion sequence element accessory protein TnpA produces the protein MDMEKVTTEQQLSRWAQLIQNRLESGQSIKEFCRTNGVSKATYYYWQKKVSEAKCTVVEEVKEPKAEVPSGWMQLASKPVYPAKATLEIKINRL, from the coding sequence ATGGACATGGAAAAAGTAACAACTGAACAACAATTATCTAGGTGGGCACAATTAATACAAAACCGGCTTGAAAGTGGGCAAAGTATCAAAGAGTTTTGCCGAACGAATGGAGTAAGCAAAGCCACATACTACTATTGGCAGAAAAAAGTTAGTGAAGCAAAGTGTACAGTAGTTGAAGAAGTAAAAGAACCCAAAGCCGAAGTACCAAGTGGATGGATGCAACTTGCATCGAAACCGGTGTACCCTGCAAAAGCTACACTGGAAATTAAAATTAATAGGCTGTAA
- a CDS encoding polymorphic toxin-type HINT domain-containing protein, with protein MIHIYVGYSQIKSTAPHPFWVEGKGWVEAGNLLEGDKVKLYSGEVLEIKEIRRERLEEPVKTYNFEVEDWHTYLVSENNVLVHNAGSKKCPLKFSFKSNKSNAGNNNVKSKLRDSRTINFSQKSIDSKFSDGTNIKDTIYRLKNDPSYAEKMEPIRIVKYKDLPADVQQKLASQNVGKHTVFTLDNRRLYAARKAKVKVNTRWATPEEIQNFATVKRFTTINGGKMPEVRW; from the coding sequence TTGATTCATATATATGTAGGATATTCACAGATAAAATCTACCGCACCACATCCATTCTGGGTTGAAGGAAAAGGTTGGGTAGAAGCCGGAAATCTTTTAGAGGGAGATAAAGTTAAGCTCTACTCAGGGGAAGTACTGGAAATAAAAGAAATTCGCCGAGAGAGACTGGAAGAGCCTGTAAAGACTTATAACTTCGAAGTAGAAGACTGGCATACATACTTGGTATCAGAGAACAACGTTCTTGTACATAATGCCGGTAGTAAAAAGTGTCCTCTTAAATTTAGTTTTAAGTCTAATAAGTCTAATGCGGGAAATAATAATGTAAAATCAAAGCTACGAGATTCAAGAACTATTAATTTTAGTCAGAAAAGTATTGACTCAAAGTTTTCGGATGGTACGAATATAAAAGATACTATTTACAGACTTAAAAATGACCCAAGTTATGCAGAAAAAATGGAACCAATTCGAATAGTGAAATACAAAGATCTTCCGGCAGATGTACAACAAAAGTTGGCTTCACAAAATGTTGGAAAACACACGGTATTTACTTTGGACAATAGACGACTTTATGCGGCTAGGAAGGCAAAGGTAAAGGTCAATACTCGTTGGGCAACACCTGAAGAAATACAAAATTTTGCCACAGTAAAACGATTCACAACAATTAATGGTGGTAAGATGCCAGAAGTGAGGTGGTAA